The region CGATTCTAACAGAGCATTTAGTTTACTGGATATGCAAACAAAAACTGCACAATAAGTTAAGCTACATTTTTGAAATTAATTTGATTATTAAATTCTTCTATTGTTTTATAATTTAAAGCCGAATGTCTTCTTTTTCGATTGTACCAAATCTCGATGTATTCAAAAATTTCCATTTTCATTTGTTCTTTAGAGATGAGTTTATTTCCATAAATCAATTCGGTTTTCATAGATTTAAAGAAGCTTTCGGCTACTGCATTATCCCAACAATTCCCTTTACGGCTCATACTACGGGTTATTTTTTTATAGGAATCAAGAACATTTACAAACTTTTTGCTGGCATATTGAACACCTCTATCGGAGTGAAAAATTAAACCTTGCTCAATATTTCTGTTTTTGACTGCCATTTTCCAAGCACCAAGACTTGTTTGTTCAGTGCTCATTCCGTTACTTAAGCTCCAGCCAATAATTTTTCGGTCGTACAAATCCATAATGGTTGTCAAATAAAGAAAACCTTCTTTGGTTTGAATGTAAGTGATATCCGAAACCCAAGCTTTTGAAGGTTTATTGACAACGAACTCTCTGTTTAATATGTTATCAACCGTTAGATAATTGTGATTAGAGTTTGTTGTTACTTTAAACTTCCTGCTGAGCTTGCTTTTTAAGCCAAGAACTTTCATATACTTAGCTACCGTTATTCTGGATATTTGATATCCTAAACACTGGAGTTCTATTGCTATTCTGGGACTTCCATAGCGTTGTTTGGACTCAAAATAAATTTTCTCTATCTGTTCTTTTAAAGCAATTATCCTTTTTTGAGCAATTGTTATATTTGCTCTTCTCCAGCGATAAAAACTTCCTGTACTGATTTCTAAAACACGACACATTTTTTCAATCGGAAATATTTTTTCATTCTTTTTAATGAAACAGTATTTCATCGACCGCTCTTGGAAAAAATGCCGATTGCTTTTTTTAATATATCGCGTTCCAACTCTGCATCTTTGAGCTTTTTCTCTAATTCGTGAATTTTTGCTTGCTCTGGAGTTTGTTTTAAATTTCCTTTTCCAGGAAAACTTCCTTCTCCAAAGGTCTCAAATTCTTTGCGCCATTTATATAATTGTGGGGGTGTTATACCTAATTCTCTTGCAAGCTCTGAAACATTGGTTCTGTCATAGCTCAGTTGAACTGCCTGTTCTTTAAAACTTGCATCATAAATTTTACGGACTTTTTTCATAAGTTAAAATTAAGATTTATTCTTAACTTATTGTGTCGGCTAAGTTAGCATGTCCAAATACGAATATAATAAAAATTAGCGGGCTGTAAAAGGGGTGTTTTTTATAAAATATTGATTATGTATGGCTTGATGTTTGAAATGTCCCCCATTTGTCCCCCTTAACTTGTAGGAATAAGTAGATTGTTGCAATATTTTTGCGTTCATTGTAATGTCTCAAATAGATTTAATCTCAATTGTTTAATAATAAACTTTTTTATTCTTTCTTAACGGACTATTTTTTAATAATGTTCTCTTTGTTAGTTATGATTATGTATTGATAATCAGGAAATCTATTAATTAATTTTATTCCTTTTTTCAAACCTAAAACCATGATTGAGGTACTAAAACCATTACACATTTCTGCATTTGGTCCAATTATAGTAACACTTATTAATTCTGTTGAAGGATAGCCAGTTTTTGGATTAATTATATGGGAATATCTTTTGTTATTAATCTCGACATACTTTTCATAATTTCCCGAAGTAGTAACCGCATTATTTCCTGAAAATTCTAAAATTTCAATAGTTTCACCCGTTTCTAAAGGATTGTTTACACCTATTCGCCAAGGATTGCCATTAATCTGTGTCCCCCAAGCAGCGATATCACCAGCAGCATTTATAATACCGGCTTTGATACCTGATTCTTGCAATAGTTTACGTGCTTTATCTGCAGCATAGCCTTTCCCGATGGAACCAAAACCTATTTTCATTCCTTTTTTTGAAAGAAAAATTGTGGAGTTAATGCTGTCTAAAACGATATTTTTATAATTTACATTTATAATAGAGTTCCTAATTGCTTTTTTTGATGGTAACTTTTCCATAGTTCCGTCAAATTTCCAAATTTTGTCCATCGCAATAATACTAATGTCAAAAGCACCATTTGAAATTTCAGAAAACCAAATCGCCTTTTTTGTAAGTTCAAAAACTTCTTTGTCCACCTGAACCGGTTTTATGCCCGCATTTTGATTTACTTTCGAAATTTGAGTTTGTGGTCGCCATTCAGAAATTAAATTTTCAATGCGTTCAATTTCTAGGATAGCTTTATTGATGTTTTGATGTGTAGAAATACTATCCGAATCAACCAAAGTAATTTGGAAAACACTTCCCATCAAATTTACAGTTTTCGTTTGTTCCACTTGACTGAATGAAAATGTGCTAATTAAAAGTAAAACTATTTTTAAAAGGATTGATTTGAATTTCATAAGTTGGCAATTAGTAACAATCCGTTAAAATCTGATTATTTTCTTTGTAAATTTCGAAGTCTGTATTGTTATTTGAACAAATAGTAGCCAAAACGTTTTCAACATCTTTTTGCATTTTAAGAGAGCCACAGATCATTATAACACCATTATTTCTTAATAATTCTAGGAAGAAGTTTTGGTCTTTTTTTATCAAATCCATCACATATTGTGATGCTTCTTGTCGTGATAAAGCTAAATTAAAAGTGGAAAGTTTTTGTTTGGAAATATGCTTATGTGCAATTTTTGAATATTTTTTAGTGAGTTCATCATTATTTCGAAAGCCACAATACAAATGAGTTTCCACCTTGTTTTTATTTTCGGCTAACATTCCTAAAAAAGGGGCAATTCCTGTTCCGTTTGAAATCAAAGCCACTTTAGAAGCTTTCTTCGGAAAATGAAAGTGTGAATTCTTGATAATTCGCGCTTTAATTGAAGTGCCTTTTTGCAACTTGTATAAAAATTCAGATCCTAATCCATTTGGATGCAATCGGACAATTAATTGTACCGAATTATCAACTTTACCAATGGAATAAAAGCGCTCGACAGCATCATTTTTTGGATAAATAGCTAATAAATCACCTGATTTAAATTTTGTCAAAGCATTAGGTTTCAAATTTAGCTTGAAAGTAATTACCTCATCCGAATTTATTTCTGCACGATCGACAACTTTTAAAACTTTTAATTTTGGTGCTTTTTGATTGTATAAAGAAGGTGCTGTTGCAATGGCTAAGCTATTCAAATTGGCCCAAACCGAAAGCCATTGTGTAAATTCTTCTGCAGATTTGTCGTTTACAGTATGAAGTTTTACTGATTTCTCTGCCCAACTTTGTTGGGACAATAACACATCAACTTCTTTGGCATAGGCACAGAAATCGGGATAAGATTTAGATCCAAATCCTACAACCGAATACTGAATATTTTGTTTTTGTGGAAATTCACAAACTAGTTTTTCGAACTTTTTGGCATTAATTGGTGCTTCACCTAAACCATAAGTAGAAGTAAAAATAAGTAGTTGCTTCGCACTTGAAAAATCGGTATAATTATTCATATCTGTTAGGTACGATTTCTTTCCATTTGCCTGCAACTGCTTATGAATCTGATTCGCAAATCCTAAGGTAGAACCATTTTCTGAACCTACTAAAAGTATAAATTCGCATTCATTTGCCTTATATTTATTTTTAATTCTTGTTTTAGTTCGTTTTAAAGTAATTGCAAATCCAGAATAGATAAAAAGTAAAATATTGATAGAAGCGAAAGCCAAAATTATAGCCCAAATCCAATTTATTTGTCCTGTATGCAAGTCAAAGCTCAACTTTTCTAATACTTGTGTGAAAGGATATTTAACTTCTTTTACGATTTGACCCGTTAGTTGATTTACTGTTATTTCACTATCTTTCAACTTCAAAATGTAAAATTCTTCCGGTTCATCTTCCATAAACGGAAATTCAATCTTTATAACATCAGACAATTTCGTTTGTTTAAATACAGAAAAATCAGTCAATGGAACTTTTTTTAGTTTTGCATCTTCGGTATAATTAATCGCATTTGCTTTTTGGACAGGAATAATTTCGAATCGAAGTAAAAATAAATACGTTCCTGTTAAAGCAATAATCAAAACAGGTAGTAACATGATTCTTCCGGTTACCACATGAAAATATTGGGCAAGCGAATCGTTATTTACCTTTGAAAAGAATTTCTTGATTCCATTTTGACGTTTAATCAAAAGAATCGTACCTGAAATAGCAATTAAAAAAAATAAAAACGAAGCCAATCCTACAATAAATCTTCCAGTTTCATGAAGAAATAGCGAACGATGTAAAGCCAAATTCCATTGGATAAACTCATTTTTTTGCTTTGGAATTCCCAATTGTTTTCCAGTAGTTGGATCTATATAAGCTTTAATTTCATTACCTTCTTCATCAAAACCTTCTAAAGTTACAGATTGGTTGTAATCTACTGAAATATTAGAGATTTCAGGATACACTTTACGTAATTCTGGTAAGACTTGATGAAGTGTCAGTTCATTGAAATTGTCTATTTGATACGGATTTGTTTTCTCATTAGCCACATCAATAGCGAGAACAATTCCTGTTAAAGAAGCAATAATAAGTACAAATGAAGCCAAAAGAGCTAAAACCAAATGGGCATACCGCCAAATAGACAATGTCATATTAGATTATTTTTAAAGTTTGTTAAGCTTTACATAACGGATAAACCCTTTTCCTTCTTTTTTCTTCGTAATATCAGCTGTTGTTAATGCAATTTCTACATCTCCAACATAATATTTATTGTCTTCGACAGCCGATTCAAATCGAAGTTTGTAACCTTTGTTTAATTTAGATTCATCAATAGAAAAAGTTGTAATACTTCTGTCACCTGCCGCTATAGAGGCACCGGTAATACCATTCAGATTTTCTTTCTTCTTGGCCAAGGTTTTGTTCCATTCTTTGAAACCATTATACCATTGTTTATCTGGTCCCATTACGTATAATGTCTTTTCATAATTTCCTTTAGAATCAATTAAAGAAACAACAACGTAAGCTTCCAAACCTTCATAATTTGTCAGTTGCAACATGCATTTATACTTGGCTAGTTGGGCATTTGCTTGGGGCATAAATAGTAGACCAAACAGGCCTACCAATACAAGTTTTATTATTTTATTCATAGCGTATTATTTTAAAAAATCTACTGATATATTAGCTTTTGTTAGTGACTCATTTTCTTTTGCTAAATCATAAGCAGTTTCATCAAATTCTGTTAGGATGTCTTTTTTAGCACCTGAGGCAACTAAAAATTTTAAGATTGAGTCCTCTTTTGCTGTTAATGCCGCTTTGTGTAAAGCTGTCATTCCTTCCTGATTTTTAGCATTGATGTCTATATCCAATGCACTTATTTTTTTAAATAGATTTAACTCATTTTTTGCAACTGCCAAATGGTATAATGTATTGCCATCCTTTTGTGGAATTGTGATGTCAAAACCAGAATTTTTCAACAAACTTAATTTATCGTCAAATCCATCTTTTCCGTCTTTTCGTACCGATTGAATCAAATAATAAGCTAAATTATTTCCTTTTGCATCAATTACGTTAGTTTTTGCTCCGTTTGCTAGTAGAAATCCCACCATATCTGAAGAACCATTTTCAACTGCAAAGCTCAATGCTGAAAGACCTTTTGAATTTATAGCATTCACATCTTTTACTTTCGAAATGAATGTTTTTACCAATTCAATATTTCCACGAGTTGCGTTCATTAAAACAGAATTTCCAGCCTTATCTTGGTGGTTTACATCAACACCTTTAGCTAAGAAATAAGCAATAATATCATCTTGTTTTGGTTTTTTAACTAGATTGTGTAAAACATTTTCACCTTCATCACCTAACGAATTTGGATTGATCTTTATATCTTCAACCAAATATTTATAAGCTTCTAAAGTTGCAGATGAAGATCTGGTTCCTTGAGAAGCAATAATTAAAGCTCTTCCATCGTATTTAATTCCTTTTTTTAGGATAGTTTGCAACAGTTTTACATCACCACTTCTGGCAGCATAATTAAATGCCGTATTCCCTAAATCATCCGTATCCTTTAGCGACAAACCTTTTGTAGCAAGATAATCGGCTAATTTTAGTTCTTTGTCGTTTGGAATAGATAAGAGTAATATATTGGCTCCGTTTTTAAATTTTTGTTTTGGATTGTTTCCAGCTTTAAAGAACAATTCATATATTTTTGCATTAGCTTGTCCGTTAGCCGCAGCAAAAGCAATTGGAATAGCTCCTTTATCATCAGAAAGATTAATATCTGCTCCTTTTTCTAGTAAAAATTTCACTAAATCAACATTTCCTTTACTAGCCGCCCAATGCAAATAAGTACGACCATCATGCGTTAATTTTTTCACACTATTTCCATCTTGTTGAATAAGAAATAGGATACTTTCTAATGACGCATCGTTATTGATGGCCATAGTAACGGCATCAAAATTACCGCCATTTGCTTCAGAGGGACTATTCCCTTTTGCTATCGTTTCTTTAATAGTAGTTAAATCTGGATTTTTTTTCCAAAAATCTCCATTTAAAAGTGTATTCTGTCCATTTGAAACACTTGCAATTAGCAGTAGTGTACTAAACAATATTTTTTTCATTGCTGTTTTGTTTTTTAAAATAAATGAAACTTTTAATTACAATTTAAAAATTCCGTGCTGCAAAAATACAACACGGATTTTTAAGTTATACACTAGAAGGCTCCAATAAAATGGTTTCCAGGTTTATTTATTAATTTAGCTCCAATAGTTACGACTCCAGTCGCACTGTTAATGATATAAATACGACCATCTTGTCCAACCGGTGCGGCAGTTACATAAACATCAAAACCATCAACAACATAACCTTGATATTGGAAGAAATACATATCTGTGCTGTAAGGTAAATCTAATGTTTTAGCTGTTTTAGCTGTAAGATCTACAAGTGCTAAAAAACTTTGAGATTGTCCAGAAAGAGCAGAAACTGCTGAACCACTATGGGTATAAGCTACCACAGCTTTTCCATTTCCAACATATTTCCAGTTTTCAATATAAGTACCTGATAATCCTAAAGCTGTATCTAAATTGAACACATAAGAATTATCGTATTGATTACTTGAATTAATTCTTAAGATGTGCGAACCAGAAGCATCTCTTTGGGTAGCTTGATAAATATTTCCATCATCACCAACAAAACTATTAAAACTACGGTAACCACTAGTATCACCAAATCCTACAGTAGAAGTAATTACTACCGGATTTTCTAATGATGGATAATCAATAACAACTGATTTAGCTCCTAAATGAGTATAAGTACTTTCATTGGTTCCCGTTGCTGGGTTTGTTTTACGCATCCAAGTACCAATAATTAATTTGTTAGCTGCTTTATTTAAAACTGGCGCATCTAATCTAAAAATATGATGTCCTTGTGCTTCTTCCACTGCGCTCAAAGCGATTTCATAAGATTTAGTTTGAGCAATTAATGAATTTACTAAATCTAAAGATAAAACTGTAGCAGTTCCTCTAGTGTGCTTATAGCTTCCATCTGCATTAGTAACAACAGTTGGAGACGTGACATTTACAGCAACTCCAGTTTTATCACCATCATATAATTTCACCCATCTTGGACTTGTTCCTGCATATTGTGAAATATTTACAACTCCACCTGTAGGCGTAAAATTTTGTCCACCATTTACTTTGTATTTTGAAAATTCACCACCATTTGTTCCTGTATAAGCGATATTGAAAAGCGTAGAACCATCTTGTGAAGATTGCAAGCGCGCTGTTCTGTTTGATGGAACTGCAAATCCGTTTTCAAAAACGTCATAAGTCTTAGAAGGATCTTTCGCATTTTCTTTACTTATAGCATATACAATTGTTCCACCATTTCCATCTCCTGGCGTAGGATCTGTAGTTCCCATAACTGCTCCGGCTACAGTGATGTATCTGCCTTCTGTAATGGGTGGTTCTGTAGTTCCGCCGCTAGTATTGTCATCATCACTGCAACTTGTTGTTAGAGCGATAACTCCAATAAGTGCCGTAAAAGCCCATAAATTTAAAAATCTGTTTTTCATTATATTTATATATTTAAAAATTATTGATTATGTAATTAAGTTTTAAGTAAAATGCTCTTCCAGGTTTTTGTACGCCCATATTATCGTAACTCTGTTTATTAAACATGTTTTTTGCATCAAAACTCGCTATGAAATTTTTCTTTGGAAAAACATAACTTACGCCAGCGTCTTGTATAAATTGTTCTGGGACATTAAAAAAATCAGTTCCGGCTGTATTGCTATATAATTTTCGATTGTAATTGAAAGTGTCTACAAACATGAAATTATAAAATAAGTTCAATTGTGATTTTTTAGCTAATACATCATTAAAGGAATATTGAGCACTTACGTTAGCGTTTAAAAAAGGCTCATTTGGCAAGTCATATTTTAGACCTCCTGTAACGGTTGTAAGTTCAAATTTTGAGACTCCCATTGCAATATTCAGATTGTTATTATAAGTGTAATTTAATTCGAAATCAACGCCCTTTGATTTTACATTACCTTGATTTACGAAAGGAAGTGTTTGAATATTTGTATTAATTGCTGTTTGCACCGGTGTACCAATTCTGTCCGTTATGCTTCTGATAAAACCATTGGTAGAAATCACTACTTCATGTTTTTGGATTTTGAATTTTCCAAATCTAAAGCCAAGATTATAGTTCTTACTGGTTTCTGGTTTAATGTTTGGATTTTCTGATATGTTATCGCCTGAATCTCCAAAAACTTCATTTTCAGTAGGTAATCTAACTGCTTTTTCGGCAGATGTTAAGAGCGTTACCATCGGTAGAACAGCATAAGAAAACGCTCCACCATAGCCCATAACATTTTTATTGCTACTAATGATATCTTCAACCTTAGTTTGAACACCATTAATATTCTGCACTATCGGATTCATTCGTTCAACCCTTTGTTGATAATACTTGCTAAAAACACTAGCTTTTAATCTACTTTCATGAGCAGTCAATTCGTAGGTCAAAGCGCCTATGTTTTTATTTAAGTCTCTTGTCCCAAGAAATTTTCGTTCTAAAACCGATTTCATTTCATCATCATCTTCTCTGTTTACTACAGAAAGTGTATAGTTTAATAAAAATTTATGATTTTCATTAATTTCATAAGAAATACCAGTTCTTATAGTACCAACTTCTCTTTTAATATTGGCTAAAGTTGGAGCTCCTTGTTGTGCTCCGGAAGGACGTGGAATTGG is a window of Flavobacterium acetivorans DNA encoding:
- a CDS encoding ankyrin repeat domain-containing protein; the protein is MKKILFSTLLLIASVSNGQNTLLNGDFWKKNPDLTTIKETIAKGNSPSEANGGNFDAVTMAINNDASLESILFLIQQDGNSVKKLTHDGRTYLHWAASKGNVDLVKFLLEKGADINLSDDKGAIPIAFAAANGQANAKIYELFFKAGNNPKQKFKNGANILLLSIPNDKELKLADYLATKGLSLKDTDDLGNTAFNYAARSGDVKLLQTILKKGIKYDGRALIIASQGTRSSSATLEAYKYLVEDIKINPNSLGDEGENVLHNLVKKPKQDDIIAYFLAKGVDVNHQDKAGNSVLMNATRGNIELVKTFISKVKDVNAINSKGLSALSFAVENGSSDMVGFLLANGAKTNVIDAKGNNLAYYLIQSVRKDGKDGFDDKLSLLKNSGFDITIPQKDGNTLYHLAVAKNELNLFKKISALDIDINAKNQEGMTALHKAALTAKEDSILKFLVASGAKKDILTEFDETAYDLAKENESLTKANISVDFLK
- a CDS encoding FAD:protein FMN transferase, producing the protein MKFKSILLKIVLLLISTFSFSQVEQTKTVNLMGSVFQITLVDSDSISTHQNINKAILEIERIENLISEWRPQTQISKVNQNAGIKPVQVDKEVFELTKKAIWFSEISNGAFDISIIAMDKIWKFDGTMEKLPSKKAIRNSIINVNYKNIVLDSINSTIFLSKKGMKIGFGSIGKGYAADKARKLLQESGIKAGIINAAGDIAAWGTQINGNPWRIGVNNPLETGETIEILEFSGNNAVTTSGNYEKYVEINNKRYSHIINPKTGYPSTELISVTIIGPNAEMCNGFSTSIMVLGLKKGIKLINRFPDYQYIIITNKENIIKK
- a CDS encoding PepSY domain-containing protein; the encoded protein is MTLSIWRYAHLVLALLASFVLIIASLTGIVLAIDVANEKTNPYQIDNFNELTLHQVLPELRKVYPEISNISVDYNQSVTLEGFDEEGNEIKAYIDPTTGKQLGIPKQKNEFIQWNLALHRSLFLHETGRFIVGLASFLFFLIAISGTILLIKRQNGIKKFFSKVNNDSLAQYFHVVTGRIMLLPVLIIALTGTYLFLLRFEIIPVQKANAINYTEDAKLKKVPLTDFSVFKQTKLSDVIKIEFPFMEDEPEEFYILKLKDSEITVNQLTGQIVKEVKYPFTQVLEKLSFDLHTGQINWIWAIILAFASINILLFIYSGFAITLKRTKTRIKNKYKANECEFILLVGSENGSTLGFANQIHKQLQANGKKSYLTDMNNYTDFSSAKQLLIFTSTYGLGEAPINAKKFEKLVCEFPQKQNIQYSVVGFGSKSYPDFCAYAKEVDVLLSQQSWAEKSVKLHTVNDKSAEEFTQWLSVWANLNSLAIATAPSLYNQKAPKLKVLKVVDRAEINSDEVITFKLNLKPNALTKFKSGDLLAIYPKNDAVERFYSIGKVDNSVQLIVRLHPNGLGSEFLYKLQKGTSIKARIIKNSHFHFPKKASKVALISNGTGIAPFLGMLAENKNKVETHLYCGFRNNDELTKKYSKIAHKHISKQKLSTFNLALSRQEASQYVMDLIKKDQNFFLELLRNNGVIMICGSLKMQKDVENVLATICSNNNTDFEIYKENNQILTDCY
- a CDS encoding DUF2271 domain-containing protein: MNKIIKLVLVGLFGLLFMPQANAQLAKYKCMLQLTNYEGLEAYVVVSLIDSKGNYEKTLYVMGPDKQWYNGFKEWNKTLAKKKENLNGITGASIAAGDRSITTFSIDESKLNKGYKLRFESAVEDNKYYVGDVEIALTTADITKKKEGKGFIRYVKLNKL
- a CDS encoding transposase codes for the protein MKKVRKIYDASFKEQAVQLSYDRTNVSELARELGITPPQLYKWRKEFETFGEGSFPGKGNLKQTPEQAKIHELEKKLKDAELERDILKKAIGIFSKSGR